The proteins below are encoded in one region of Micromonospora pisi:
- a CDS encoding ABC transporter ATP-binding protein: protein MTPQVLPIASPAQTTAAVRRLLRGRRALAVGSLGVLAGATAIGLLTPPLLGHIVDLVTRGGTVGTLTVPAIALVAIALAHAVSTAIGVGMIARLGEGMLADLRERFVDRALHLPLGQLEQAGAGDLTSRVTNDVTAIAEAVRGALPELVRSVLVIGLTLAGLAVLDPRFLLAALLAAPIQWHTVRWYLRRSRPLYPAQRLAVGAQQQQLLESIGGAATVRALRLEQRHLDQVTTRSQGAVDLALRAVRLITRFYARLNLAEFVGLSAVLVTGFLLTDAGAVTIGTTAAATLYFHNLFGPVNSALRLVDDAQVATASLARLVGVTQLPAPVDAPDRPAAVDASVKAVDIEYAYLPGNRVLSGVTLEIEAGQRVALVGASGAGKTTLAQLVAGVHRPTSGSIMLGGVEVAELPPEHRRRTVAVVTQEVHVFAGPLADDLRLARPDATEDELRAALAEVEALEWALGLPEGLATVVGDGGHQLSVTQAQQLALARVVLADPRVVILDEATADAGSAGARVLERAAERALRGRTALMVAHRLTQAVGADRIIVLEDGRVIDAGTHEELIGRGDGAYAALWRAWSQQR, encoded by the coding sequence GTGACTCCGCAGGTGCTACCGATCGCCAGCCCGGCGCAGACCACCGCCGCGGTGCGGCGACTGCTGCGCGGACGCCGCGCCCTGGCGGTCGGCTCGCTCGGCGTACTGGCCGGCGCGACCGCGATCGGGCTGCTCACCCCGCCACTGCTCGGCCACATCGTCGACCTGGTCACCCGGGGTGGCACCGTCGGCACGCTCACCGTACCGGCGATCGCGCTGGTCGCCATCGCGCTCGCCCACGCGGTCAGCACCGCGATCGGAGTCGGCATGATCGCCCGTCTCGGCGAGGGGATGCTGGCGGACCTGCGTGAACGGTTCGTCGACCGGGCGCTGCACCTGCCACTGGGGCAACTGGAGCAGGCCGGGGCCGGCGACCTCACCTCCCGGGTCACCAACGACGTCACCGCGATCGCCGAGGCGGTCCGCGGGGCGCTACCGGAACTGGTCCGTTCGGTACTCGTGATCGGGCTGACCCTGGCCGGTCTCGCCGTACTCGACCCCCGGTTCCTGCTCGCGGCTCTGCTGGCCGCCCCGATCCAGTGGCACACCGTACGTTGGTACCTGCGCCGCAGCCGGCCGCTCTACCCGGCGCAGCGACTGGCTGTCGGCGCCCAGCAGCAGCAACTGCTGGAAAGCATCGGTGGCGCCGCCACCGTCCGCGCCCTCCGTCTGGAACAGCGGCACCTGGACCAGGTGACGACGCGCTCCCAGGGCGCGGTCGACCTCGCCCTGCGTGCGGTACGCCTGATCACCCGGTTCTACGCCCGGCTCAACCTGGCGGAGTTCGTCGGGCTGTCGGCGGTGCTGGTCACCGGCTTCCTGCTCACCGACGCGGGCGCGGTCACGATCGGTACGACCGCCGCCGCCACCCTCTACTTCCACAACCTCTTCGGCCCGGTCAACTCCGCCCTGCGCCTGGTCGACGACGCCCAGGTGGCGACGGCGAGCCTGGCCCGGCTGGTCGGGGTGACCCAGCTGCCGGCCCCGGTCGACGCCCCGGACCGCCCGGCCGCAGTGGACGCCTCGGTGAAGGCGGTCGACATCGAGTACGCCTACCTGCCCGGCAACCGGGTGCTGTCCGGGGTGACGCTCGAGATCGAGGCCGGACAGCGGGTGGCGCTGGTCGGGGCGAGCGGGGCCGGCAAGACCACCCTGGCCCAGCTCGTCGCCGGCGTCCACCGCCCCACCTCGGGCAGCATCATGCTCGGCGGTGTGGAGGTCGCCGAACTGCCACCCGAACATCGTCGCCGTACGGTCGCCGTGGTCACCCAGGAGGTGCACGTCTTCGCCGGCCCGCTCGCCGACGACCTGCGGCTGGCCCGACCGGACGCCACCGAGGACGAGCTGCGCGCCGCCCTCGCCGAGGTGGAGGCGCTGGAATGGGCGCTCGGGCTGCCGGAAGGGCTGGCGACCGTGGTCGGCGACGGCGGTCACCAGCTCAGCGTGACCCAGGCGCAGCAGTTGGCGTTGGCCCGGGTGGTGCTGGCCGACCCCCGGGTGGTGATCCTCGACGAGGCGACCGCCGACGCCGGCAGTGCCGGGGCGCGGGTGCTGGAACGGGCAGCCGAACGCGCACTGCGCGGGCGTACCGCCCTGATGGTCGCCCACCGCCTCACCCAGGCCGTCGGCGCCGACCGGATCATCGTGCTGGAGGACGGTCGGGTGATCGACGCCGGAACCCACGAGGAGCTGATCGGACGTGGGGACGGTGCCTACGCCGCGCTCTGGCGGGCCTGGTCACAACAACGGTGA